Part of the Arachis hypogaea cultivar Tifrunner chromosome 6, arahy.Tifrunner.gnm2.J5K5, whole genome shotgun sequence genome, ATTTCATCATAGGAGCCATTGAAGGGAACAAAATCATAGTGCAAGTGATATGGAAGATTCTTAATAGCtgctttgaagacattgattGAAAAACCAGTTATGGAAGTTGCATGCTTGCTGTCACCATAGGTGACATTCACAAACTGAGCAAAGGCATCATTTGCAGGTACTCCTATTTTAAGTGGCATTTCCTCATTACTATTGGTCCATCCCCTTGGAACTGAGTGTAAATCTCCAGGCCAATAAATATTACTCAAAACAACTCCACCATAACCGTTAGATTTATTTACCTCCATTTTCTCATGTTCAACAAAGTTCTTGGAAAAACCATGTGTTGGAGACCAAACTGCCATTTCTCTATAGCTTTTTCCTATCACATTAATTATGGTGAAGGTTGAAGATTGATGTAAATTTTCATCAAGGAATTCTTTCATGTTGAACTTTCCTTGTGACTTGTTTGTAACCTTAGCAATAGCAATAGCTGCATCATAAGCTCGAAGTGCGAAAACACTTGGAGTGTTGTTCTCTTCTTCTTCAGGGTACTCTTGAGCAAACCTTCTACGAAATCTGAACCCGAACTTTCTATATGGTTTGGTAGTTTCCAAAAAATGTGTTTTGAATCCAATAACACCTTGCATGGTAGAGATAACTGAAGAGTTAACCGAATCAAGAAGGGAAGCAACCTCGTTGGGGATGATCCATACATATCCTTTCTCCATCAAACCCATTTGTTTTGCTTTCTTGCAAAGCACGCTAGCCAACTCTAAAGAAGAGTGCACAATCAAGAAGACCCTGTTACTCTTCTTCTTGAGTTGGTTAAGCTCATTTTCGATTCTAGATTGCAAAGACAAGGAAGGAAATGCTAACTGGTTAACGATCTCAGATCCAACATGGCGAAGAGAATTGGAGAGGGAAATTAGTACACCTGGATCATAAGAAAACCTGCTATTAACTTCATATATTGTTGTCACTTTTTTCCACTTGAAGTGTCCTACAATGGCTGCAAGGCATTGCATCTGAATGTTGATATCATCTCCGAGTTGGATTAGTTGTGGGAATGGAGAAGAGGGTAACTCTGTGATGGGTGCAAACGAAGATAGAGATAATATAGGGGTGTTTTTTGTGGCGTTATTAATTTCAGTTGCCAAAGATGCTTCGCTCTGTGTTATTGTTCCTACGATGGCTAGCAACTGCTTCTTCTGTGCAAGATCCATGGCTATATTTGGATCCTGTAAAGTGAGAAAGTTGGTAAAGTGATAAAGTAAAGGGTTAATCACTATCTTAATTTAAGAGTGATTAACTCCTTATTTTACGACTCTATCAACTTTCTCACTTTAGAGAATCTTGATCCGAAACAACACACAGTCAATCAGTAATGAGGTCGAGAAATGGAGGTGAATATTATCGTTTGTACTTCCTACCAAATAACCATGAACTTCAAAGTAATAGTGAAACAGAGAGGTTGTAGAAGAAACAAGGTATAACATAACATGCTTTTACTATGAGAAAAGTACATTAATCCTAGAAGTCTAGAAGAACTTCTAATTGAGTATGgccaaattaataaaaaaaaaattgtgtatttaTAGTTTATCTAAAAAGAATTTCTGTATTTAGATAAAAACAATTATGAATTTTTGTcgtatatttttcttaaaaattttgtatatttatctttaaaaattaaagtatttagcacaaaaaatttatgTGCTTAagcaaaaaaaatttgtattttcctttttttcttaaaaagttTATATGATTATCATAAAAAAGTTTGTTTTTATCCTTACAAAATTTctgtatttattataaaaaaatttatgtattttttactaCGTTTCTCTTAGATAATTTGTGTATTTACTTTTAAAAGATTTTCCTGTTTACGTCATAAAATATATGCGTTTAGCATAAAAAAGATTatgttttggtaaaaaaaaatgtattttcttctatatttctcTTCAAAATTTGTGTTATCCTTAAAACATTTTGTATTTTGGTAAAAAGCcatttatgtttctctttttctttttcatctttctctttttctttttcatctttttctttttctttttcaaaatgttatccttacttctatatttttctttttcatctttttttatgtttctcttttttactattcttcttttttcataaaaatttaatagaagtaaaaagaaacacaaagaaaACACATCAGAAGAAGGAGAATAAAAAGAAAGTGATTCAAGATTAAAAAAAAGAccataaaaaaaaagatgaaaaagacaaGGACACaacagaagaagaaaaggagaaatatgaaaaagaagagtagaagataaaaaagaacaaaattgaaaaaaaaaaggaggaaaagTAGATACAGAAAACCGCAAATATTAAAAGGTAAATGTGTAAgtataaaaatggaaaaaacacATATAAAGGTGCTTAATTAATCTTAGTTACAAAATTAATTACCGATATTTTTGTAAATCAATTGTACTAGTTTAGAGCTTATATATAAAGATGTCAATATATCCAATTTTCCACAACTtatacaattttaatttcaaatctaaaaattaaatagcTCTCTAAATCTAAAAGACAATTACCCACatcaatatattttaatttttacatatttaaGTATTAAAAGAATAGATTAGGACTctcaatcatcaagaaaactaTACTTTTGTAAATGAAATAGCATTAACTTTAACAAGTAAATATTATTTGTAAACCACCTATTTATTAGTTTTTACAAgattataaaattgaaaaaaaaaatacatgcaGAGTCCTCCAAATGTAAACAGCATTTGACACATGCACAACGTCCCTTCAACTCCTAATATTTTGGGGTATTTATCATTGTTCATCTTTGAAGAGTCACGAGCATAATGTCAACGTAATTATCTTGTTGGATACTAAAGAAGGAAGCAAAAATTACCGCTAACAACTGTTTGAGCCGAATTCCCGCGGGAATTTTGCACCTCCAAGTGGAGTTTAGTTCTACTGAATCTGTTGAAGTCTCTGATGGCAATTTCCATGGCTATCTTCTGCTGCTTACCCATTAGTGAATCCAAATCAAGCACTGCACCTATGCTCTTATTAGTGGCCCTTGGTCGTGGGGTAGTTAAGCAGTGTCCCCTTTTTGATGACCATGCTACTACTAGTAGTAATAACTTCAAGGCAAGGAAGAGTGATATGGAAGAACAACTTCTTCCCATTAGAGGAATGTATGTCTACTGTCTAGCAATACCTAAAGATAATTATTATAAATGTAGTTATGACTATGATTTTGCATTGTGTGTGTGTATTAATAAGCCAAACCTTTCTTTGTTTTGACTTGctcaacttttttttctttttggctgATATATGAATTATATCTGACCCGAAAAGTTCACTTtggatttattattcttgcctCTCGAATTTACCATGCTTCATAGGATATGATTATGATTGGtactttgaaataaaataaaatgaaaaatatttaggTAGTTTTACCACTTAGCTATAGGCCTCGAGAGACACGTCACTTCCGGAATAGTATGCACATCAGTGTCGAACTCGTATTTTTTTGTGAATATAAAGTCCTGTCTATACTTTAATACAAATTACAAAGTTAGCAGATTTCTCTAGGCTTATAGACATACTTAGAGCAGATCCAATAAAAAAAACCTTGAGATAATGAGAGGGAAGAATGAGTTCCTATTTAAAGGAACCGCCCATAAttcttttttcatattttcatattAACTTGTACTCTTATAAGGTGATCGTTCCTTACAATTAtgtcaattatttttaaaaattgttacaTTTTTCAAGCGTACTAGTTGCTATGTCTAAAAGTATGCATGGAGCTTGGAGTAGAGTCAATGAGAGAGGTATTCGTTGCTGGCTTGCTGCTTAAGTTTAGCAGGTGACTAGGTTCTTGTTGACCTCAACAGGGAATTTTCCAAGGGGCTTCGTGCTTTAGTATTGAAACCATTTTTTCTTGTTtaagaaaagaagaaacaaaattaTTACATCTAATTTGAATTCAATAGAATTTATGTGCATTTTGGGGAACCTTCTGAAGTTTCAACAGATGTGCTGTTAGTGCATCTTGCAAGTTGCATAAAGATACAATATTGCAATAATGATATTGATGCCTGCATATGTCTTCTACTCTTTGATATTTCACCCTGCAGCAACTTTCTTGGTAGCTTACATTTGCttacaaaatttgatataaaaaaaagtcAGCACAGCTCATTCAAACCTGACCTCACTAACTTACTGAAACTTCCAGCAAAATGGAGATATATATATAACTGACTGTATTACTTATTGcctaaaaagtttttttttttttttttttttttttttttttttttttttttttttaagctaTAGGTATAAATATCAGATTTGGTTCCTGTAAAGTGTAATatagagaataaaatataatGCCTTATTTGTTGATACGAAAAATTAATCGTTATGCTAAAACTATTGATTTCGTTTTTTTAATCAATGATTCAAATGCTGCCGTTTGCTAAGTATAAGCGTAATGTCCCCTGTCTGCATCATATTACGCTGAACCAAAACGAGGGTCCTACCAAGGGGGGGAAAATGGAAGTAAAATAAGACCATTTCCAACCGAGGCCAAATTTGAGCACTGGTCCCTGTTAGAATATCGTGCTGGTCAGGAGAAACTTTTCGGTtgctacttatttatttattcattttttttttcaaaatattacataagaaaataaaatgtgAAGAGATAAAATGGTTTGAATAGCTGGGGTTCTGAAGGGCTCTGAAAGAGTAAAATTCGTTTCCACTTTAGTCTTTATAAACCCTTCCCTTTCAAGACCCCAACTTGCAAAAGCACTAAATTTTACTGTGCTTATGACAATCAGCCTTTCCTTTGCAAAATGGAAACCATAATAACATGCTATTTCTTGAGTAAATATTTGATGAGGTTTTCTGCATTAACTATTCCATAGGTAAACTTAGAAGGGGCTAGAGATTTGTTGTCGGTTCCGGCTGACAGATACCAGAAAGTTTACGACTAGTGACCTAAAAACTATTCCATAGGTGGGAAGTGGGAACCAATTCTGTATATTTTACCAAAAAAGAAGTTGCAAAATCAAAGTTAGTAAGTTATCCTATGTACACAAATTTTACTGAACCAATGCCCAAATAGAGCAGTGAAGCAATTGAAAATGGAAAGATAAATAATGTTTGAACCAAAAGATTAGGGGAAGTTTGACATTTCGAAACTCACTTATCTTAAACTTAATTTTGTTCTCCACATATCCCCAACGACCCGTCTTGGCTGCGGATTATCCGGTCCTCTGTCTCGTTGCCCTGATGTGAAGTACAACCATCCATCCCAAAAACCAGTTAATGTGGTTTTGATGCGGTAAGGAAGTTTTCCAATCACTGACCACGTCTGCGGCAGGTAACGCAAAACATAAAATTTCAAATGTCAGAAAGGAATATTAATCAACATCTCAAACAACCATGAATAAACATGTTCCAAAATGACATTCTGTCAGTAACATTAATCCATCTCAAACCAGCAATATTCTAGCAGATTAAGAATGATTTTTACTGTGAACACAATGGtaacaaattatttttcttcTGAAGACCACAATAATTTTTAGTTGCCATTAATGGTGATTTTATAAGTTTGGTTTTGAAAGGAATTTGAAGGAAAGGGCTTCATGTATAAATATTAGTCTCTTTTACAATGTCCACTTAAATGTCcacttaaaaaagaaaaatcaaatatgTGAATAGAGGACAGAATTCCCATCCAATTTACTAAAAAGCAAAACAAAGAAAGAACACTGCCCAAGCAATGTTATGCTTGAGCTTTAACTTTTAATAATGAACAATGTCACAAACAGAAATTCTTGTATGCTCCTAGAGCATATTCAATGTGTGTTTCAGAAACATTCACAAAGCACAACCACTCAATttcatttataatatttcaaatacATAAAACCAAGGATGAGTGATTGTGCACACAAATGGAGCATGCAGTGCACCcctaataatttcttaactccagtaccaagaaaaaaaaaacaacagagaaaacaaagaagagaacaaaaatattcagCTCCAATACCAAGAGAAAAAGAGTGTCATGATTAACATTAACAAGACTGATAAATGTTTTGCAATGAcattgttaaaatttaaaatggttTTGTTAATCTTTTTAAGATCTAATATCTGAGATTCGATGAATCATATATATGCATTACATTGACTGATTGACATTCTAACAAAATTGACTGGTGGCTTGTGTCAATAATGGTCGATTCATAAGATGATCATTCACAAAAATACCACAACCAATATATGCAAAGGGGGAAGGGATGGGGCCTTcaaaagataaagagaaaaatgaCATTGCATGCATGAGAGCATACCAGTGTATCTAAATGAAATTGGAAAACCTCCCCAACCAGGATCATCCTTTTGGTAACCGGGTGCTTTTCAGTTGTACCACCAGTGATAATAATTGAATTATTCACAATCACCCATGCACACTCTATGTGGGAGTCAGGCTTTGGCATAGGTTGCAAAACTTTCCATTTCATTTCGTCATCCAGCATATAAACATCGCCATAGACAACCTGAAACAAAATAAATCTTAAGGCCATAAGACACCATAAAGTCTATATATTATACATGATGAAGGAGTCGCAATAATGCAAAAGGTTATTTAGAACACATTACTAGTATTTCAAGTGACATATCTTCAAAAAAATAAGCCAATTATTACATGCAACAGAGTAATTCATGAATGCTGTTGGTAGCCAAAGAAAACATACTTCATGCCTGCGTGAACACTTGAATATAGGTGAGCCTGGTTTGGGCATAAAATCACCTTCTTGTCCACCAATCACAAAAAGCCGATCATTTGCCACAATGCAAGCCCTGTACAAATAAGGTAGTGTTAGAACTAAGATGAAAGCCAACCAACCAGTTTAAAGAAAATGTATgagatttaaaaaagaaaatcatcTTTTCTCAAAAGATTCTTTGGGTTTCAATGACACAGGTTAGCTTtttaaacatgattttttttttggaaaaaaaaaaaaaaacagaaaacaatcaagaaattaaagattttcACAAATTAAACAAGAACAGTGATAAAAGTATCTGGGCAATCTGCTAACCTATGAGGTCCGCCACGAGGAATGGGAATTTCAGTTCGCCATTTTTTCTCCAATGCTTTACCATCCTTTACACCTAGGCTCCAATGCTCTAGTGCAGGCGTATGGCGATTCTCCTTGCCACCGCCCATGACATGTAGTCTTCCCCTCCATAATTGAGTAGCAGGAGCATACCTAGAAATTCCTGTGTTAGTATACTATAACTTTTCATATGACAATTAAATAGTTTAACTTGTTAAAATTCCATCTACCAGAAAAGCTTGATCAATCATTAATGTAGTGGCAGATACCAATTTaactagaattttaaattatcaaataacaaGTCTAGGTTGCACCTCACTGATAAATTGGAAAATGAACATTTACAGTGCAGTACACAGCACAGTTCACGCATAATTTAATGGTGTACACTGTACATAACATACCTTGGAAGAGGCAATGGTGGCAAACTGCTCCATTGCTTGGTTTTAGTGTCTAAGGCGAATACAAGATTAATAGACCCTCTGCATTGAGGACCATATTGTCCTGAGACCACATATATGTATCTCCCATCAGTTGCAACTCCTAAATGTGAATTAGCCATCTCTTTTGGTGACTCGATCCTATCTACCCATTTGTTACCGATGAAATCATAGACATCAACATGAGAATGCACCTGCGAAAAACATATAAGCACAGAAGATAAATTAAGATCGTTAATAGTCTCAATAAACTGTCAACCGACAACCAGACAATAAAAAACTATCATCTCACCAGACACATTATATATATGGATCCAAGTACTGTGCTATAAAGTCTCACAATCATAAACAACATGATCTTTAAGATCAAATAGTAAACAAtgacaaaagaaataaataagtttatCATCACATTAACTACATTATACATATGAATCCAACTATTGTGCTGTGAGGTCTCGTAAAACATAAGCAAGATTATTCTTTTAGGGTCAGAGATACAACATGTGCATCAGCATAGGATCATATTGAATGCATTAAGCATTTGCCAATGAGCCAGAGATCAGCGAAACACTCACGTAGTCAAGATTTCTGTATCCTTGAAGAACATAAAACATGTTCTTAATCTGTACAGCATATCCATCCAGCCGAGGCACCGGAGCCGATGGCATTGCCTCCCAATTCCAATTGGGAGCAGGTATATCTGCAAATGTTGCTGGAAAGAGATCTTCAGAGCCATTCTTTTTTGCAACTTCAGCGTGGCCACCCTATAGAAAGCCCCAACATTATATCCAAAATCAGCAATAGAGTAACAACAAAAGCAAACTCAACAAGATTATCAATCAGAACCCAACAAAATCcgaatttaaaagaaaagtaaacaaTGAAATGAAATTtccaaaacaataaaaaaaattaaaaataaatgaagCTGCCAACACTACAGATTTTCAccctaataattttaattataataattaaaacctTAACATTCAAACGTTCGACAAAATTGAGCTAGTACAGCAACTAATTTATGAAATTCACTCTAGCTCTTAAATCTCCGTTTTCTGTTAAGCTTTCTCCAATTAGGGAAAGAAAACGCAAAAAAACAGAGGTGTGCATAATAGAAAGAAGGGGCATTGTTACCTTTTGAAGTGTGTGAAGGGCAGAATTATTCTGAAAGAGAATAACGGGAACTTGGTCGCGAACGACCCAATTGGACGTAGTTGCTACGTGGCCATGAGAGAAGGACTCCCAAATGAGATTAGCGACGAGGGCAAGACCGAGAATAGTGGAGAAGCAGAAGAAGAGAACGAGCTTGGTTGCAGAGAAGTGCTTTTGGTGAAACCTTGACATTGGTTTTGTGGGAAAGAGAAGGATTTAGAGCTGAGAGAGTGAGAAGAGCCATTTATTAATTTAGGGGGAAGAAATAAATGAAAGAAAAGGAGGTGTTGGAAGTGAAGAAGGAATGAATGGGAGAAGCGAAGAGAACCCCTTTGAGGAAACAAAGGTTCGGCGCCAATGGTTTTTGCCATCTTGGCGTTtgtttaatactttaaatttCAATTCCCATGTGTCCTTCGCTCGGTGTCAGTCTGCGTTCCCATGTAAAACCAGGTGAATGATTGAGTAGTCTGTGTATCTTTTTTCACCTAAATCAATGACTAGATGTACAAAAGATATTTTGTCTAACGGTACAGCTTTTGTCTACTATTTTAATTCGTTTGACGCGGAGGTCGGTATTTAAAAGATTCGGATATCGATAAAATTGTATTTAAAAgatgttattaataaaaatatttttaaacaaatagTTTCGATAAAAATAATCAgttgtcaattaaattacttaaaattaagattaaatacTGGTGtattagttaataattattataattttaaaaatattttaattttaattttttaaaaattttaattttttttataaaaattaaaattagagtatttttaaaatgatacaaattaaaagtacgaataatttttgtaattataataattattaactgACACATTAATATTTAACTTTAGATACAGAtaattcaattaataattaattatttttgttaaaattattttattttcaaaaattttttatcgataacatgttaggaaattattttaattttttaatttatttatgagtaatacatatattaattataatcataaattatgccattttaaattaaataacttatataatggtgatctcatttattattttaaatgctaaattgaataagtcattattacttttgatttagaattaaatgagaataaaatcggatattatcttttgttctttagataattatcttttggattttagatatattatcttttggactttagatactattttatttgggttttagggtttaatgggtgctatgctcaaatataaataggccTTCAGACTCCAATATACAAAAACCACATTTGTTGCTCCTTTCCCATCAAAAGAGTCACAATTCAGCCATCTACAGATATAGAAGACTTTGGTCGaaaaagatcgaaagaaccagaTCCAAATCCTTCCATCAATTTTTGATTCTTATGAATAAAGGTATACTTccgcattatgatatattttttatgatttaatatagatgatctgaattattaaaattaatttattccaacataacatcttttaaataccactcatcccaaaagctttagCTGATGGAAAaaagtaacactaatggttatatctctaatactctctaaacctccattgtacatattatacaaatatttcattggcttcTTATACTTtctcataaataaattttactggTGAGTTAATAGAGTATTTGTACAATATGAACAATTGGCTATTTATTTAGttcaatatgagttaaaaaataaacattcaagataaaatattactaattttttaaatacaatacATCCATACTATCTAAAATAACTATCTAGATACCAAAAATAATCGAACATTCCTAAATCCCAATTATACATattatacaaatattccattgactcCCTGTACTTCATCTGATATTTTCCTCTTTGACGCTGcatgtctttttcttctttttgataCTTCGTGCATTTCTTTTTTGGTGTCATATGATACTTCATGCATATTCCTAATTGATCACATctcacaaatttttttaaatgactcACATTTTTTGTGCGTAACTCAACGAGTCACATTTTTTgtgagaataatttttttaattttattcttttaatgttaggaataattttaaaaattttcaacatcattaaagacaaaaaaacatattttacctttatttttaaatcaaattaaatgtgataattttaaaacttttaaaagtttagaaatagaaaaaaacatatttatttctaaataaaTGACAAAACCAAACAAAAGAAGTCTTTAATAACTATAAATGTGACTAGCACTTACAATTTCAAAGTAACAAATTTTCTTtagttataattaaattttttgtatttatttataggGCAAAGTATTAAAATTGCACCcgaatttttaaaatgttaataaaaataattttcacttttaataatgataaaaaatatttttaaaatattataaaatatgataaaaataatttaaaataatattactttttaataattgacaaataatttttatatttaataaatcgCTGATGTATTTGTGTTATGAATGCAATTAAGGAATGAATTTATTGATATCCAGTGTGGATCAGTATCGGTAAGTACAAGTAGAGTTCATGAATGATAAGTATAGTAAGTAAATTATGGGTATTGATAT contains:
- the LOC112697233 gene encoding kelch repeat-containing protein At3g27220; translation: MSRFHQKHFSATKLVLFFCFSTILGLALVANLIWESFSHGHVATTSNWVVRDQVPVILFQNNSALHTLQKGGHAEVAKKNGSEDLFPATFADIPAPNWNWEAMPSAPVPRLDGYAVQIKNMFYVLQGYRNLDYVHSHVDVYDFIGNKWVDRIESPKEMANSHLGVATDGRYIYVVSGQYGPQCRGSINLVFALDTKTKQWSSLPPLPLPRYAPATQLWRGRLHVMGGGKENRHTPALEHWSLGVKDGKALEKKWRTEIPIPRGGPHRACIVANDRLFVIGGQEGDFMPKPGSPIFKCSRRHEVVYGDVYMLDDEMKWKVLQPMPKPDSHIECAWVIVNNSIIITGGTTEKHPVTKRMILVGEVFQFHLDTLTWSVIGKLPYRIKTTLTGFWDGWLYFTSGQRDRGPDNPQPRRVVGDMWRTKLSLR
- the LOC112697235 gene encoding glutamate receptor 2.8-like isoform X1 is translated as MGRSCSSISLFLALKLLLLVVAWSSKRGHCLTTPRPRATNKSIGAVLDLDSLMGKQQKIAMEIAIRDFNRFSRTKLHLEVQNSRGNSAQTVVSAMDLAQKKQLLAIVGTITQSEASLATEINNATKNTPILSLSSFAPITELPSSPFPQLIQLGDDINIQMQCLAAIVGHFKWKKVTTIYEVNSRFSYDPGVLISLSNSLRHVGSEIVNQLAFPSLSLQSRIENELNQLKKKSNRVFLIVHSSLELASVLCKKAKQMGLMEKGYVWIIPNEVASLLDSVNSSVISTMQGVIGFKTHFLETTKPYRKFGFRFRRRFAQEYPEEEENNTPSVFALRAYDAAIAIAKVTNKSQGKFNMKEFLDENLHQSSTFTIINVIGKSYREMAVWSPTHGFSKNFVEHEKMEVNKSNGYGGVVLSNIYWPGDLHSVPRGWTNSNEEMPLKIGVPANDAFAQFVNVTYGDSKHATSITGFSINVFKAAIKNLPYHLHYDFVPFNGSYDEMVNQVNNKTLDAAVGDISILAYRYHLVEFSQPYIDSGLNMVVVEKPNKSKQTWMFMDAFTKEMWLMMAAMHVLVGFVIWLIEREENEELQGLGAMLWFLVTVIFLAHREPIRRPLARTVLAPWLFVILIVTSSFTASLTSMMTVSQLEPSVVDIQTLQKRNAAVGCDENSFIVRYLIDILKFKPENIRRINSINGYPAAFKNNEIEAAFFVAPHAKVFLAKYSCEGFVQAGSTFRLGGFGFVFQRGSSLARDISEALLSVIENGETEQLEKDMLSNSHCSLSDKKAKESSPLGYQPFLGLFCICGSIAILALLYIMLCLTLKNVENLVKYMRGALIQLWRIRRWITTHCVGIYSKVQSRSMRGVNVAIEARNSAEIVIDSEQVPRVAEVV
- the LOC112697235 gene encoding glutamate receptor 2.8-like isoform X2, with translation MGRSCSSISLFLALKLLLLVVAWSSKRGHCLTTPRPRATNKSIGAVLDLDSLMGKQQKIAMEIAIRDFNRFSRTKLHLEVQNSRGNSAQTVVSAMDLAQKKQLLAIVGTITQSEASLATEINNATKNTPILSLSSFAPITELPSSPFPQLIQLGDDINIQMQCLAAIVGHFKWKKVTTIYEVNSRFSYDPGVLISLSNSLRHVGSEIVNQLAFPSLSLQSRIENELNQLKKKSNRVFLIVHSSLELASVLCKKAKQMGLMEKGYVWIIPNEVASLLDSVNSSVISTMQGVIGFKTHFLETTKPYRKFGFRFRRRFAQEYPEEEENNTPSVFALRAYDAAIAIAKVTNKSQGKFNMKEFLDENLHQSSTFTIINVIGKSYREMAVWSPTHGFSKNFVEHEKMEVNKSNGYGGVVLSNIYWPGDLHSVPRGWTNSNEEMPLKIGVPANDAFAQFVNVTYGDSKHATSITGFSINVFKAAIKNLPYHLHYDFVPFNGSYDEMVNQVNNKTLDAAVGDISILAYRYHLVEFSQPYIDSGLNMVVVEKPNKSKQTWMFMDAFTKEMWLMMAAMHVLVGFVIWLIEREENEELQGLGAMLWFLVTVIFLAHREPIRRPLARTVLAPWLFVILIVTSSFTASLTSMMTVSQLEPSVVDIQTLQKRNAAVGCDENSFIVRCFKGAPLWLGIYPRHC